A stretch of DNA from Ruminococcus albus 7 = DSM 20455:
AGCAGCACTACACCATCGACAGTCCTGTTGAAAAGCATATTCATCTGCCTTGCCTCAGCAGTGGCAGTATTATCAGATACAGCAGTGATAACATCATAGCCGAGCTTTGAAGCGTACCGCTGCATACCTGTAACTATCTTTGAATACAGTGAATGCTCTGAGGTGGGCATTATACAAAGTATAACATTGGTCTCACATTTTCTCAGGTTCCTGCCAAGAAAATTAGGTGAATATTTCAGCTTGCGTATGGCATCGTTGACCTTTTCGGTTGAATCTTCGGAAACATTACAGCTCCCGTTGAGTACTCTTGATACAGTAGCTACCGATACTCCCGCTTCCCTTGCAACGTCCTTTATAGTAGCGCTCATACCACACTCTCCTTTCGTGGTTATCTTTTTATTATTATAGCATATTTTTCTTTGATTGTAAAGACATCGTGAAACAAAATTTGTTATATCTGCATAAATTCCGGTACAGGTTCAGGGTAATCCACAGCCTTTTCCACCACCATTTTAGTAAGGGCTTTTTCCGCGATGCTCTTGGGATCACTGTCAGGGCGCACCCAGTCGCGGAGATCTTCCTTCCTGAAAATAAGGGGCATACGATCATGAATATCCCGCACAGGTGCACAAGCCTCTCTCGTCAGCACCGCAAAAACGGGTACCTTAACGCCCCTGTGCTCCTCAAATCGGTACAGCCCTGCCAGATAGGTTATCTCAGCACCCTCGGGCTGTATGGCATACTTCACCTTTTTTATGTTATTCTGCCCGGCGATGGGACGATAACCGTTTTCCATAGGTGGTATTCCCCATTCGTAGTACCATGAGGCAGGTATTATGCATCTGCGCCTGAACCAGGAATCCTTCCATACACTCTTCAGTTCTGCTGTTTCAACCCGACAGTTTATAAGCGGCTTGGGTGAGGAATCATGTGTGAATCCCCATATCATCGGGTACACAGCCATATCCCCGCGCTTGTTCGGTGCAAACACCGCCGCCATATCCGTGGGACGTATATTCCCGGACATCGCCAGAGGTCGTGCCAGATTGATCATTATGGTCTGCGCAAGCGGATTCTTCTGCGCCTTGGATATTATCGGTGAAAGCGCCGTCTTTTCAGCATAGAACCATGTGCACATGATATCCCCCCTGTCTGACTGATCGTTATATTTATTATACCACATATATTAATATTTTTCAATCGGCTTTACAAAAAAATATATGGTTATCCCGCTGACACCCACAATTGATCGGTGTTATATCGGAACTTGAAATATTTGGCGGGAGGGAAGGATACCTACGACACTATTTTCCCTTGTTATATAGCACTTTGTATTGGTGTGCTAAAGGGATAACCATAAAAATATGGTCTACCCGACAACATCATACCGTTCGGGTATCATCAATTATATAATTAAAACAAAAATTCCAAGTCTTATGTGACAGCATACCGCTATATAGTTGAAATTTATGAGACATCTATTTACAAAACGTCAATATTATGGTAAAATATCTGATGGTGAAGTTTATCAAATAATTTAAGATTTTCGGACATCGCATATACAGAAAATGTCCGAATGAAACAACAGGAGGGTCATGATGAAAAGCAAAAGAATAGTCAGTGCCATAACAGCACTGATGCTCACAGCCTCACTTATGGCAGGCTGCAGCGACAGAGCTGCGGACGAAAGTTCACAGGCAGCAGATACAGCTTCGTCAGCTGCACCGTCGGGTAACAAGGACACTGATAGTGATACCACAGGAGATGAAACAACGTCCGACAGTGAGACTACCGACAGCGAAACGACAGACGATGAAAACGGTTTGAATGTTATAGACCTATCAGGTGAAGGCACCATAGCTGACAACATAAGACTGACTTCCCTTTCCGCTGTTGAAAGAGGTGCATTCAGAGAAACACCTTCAACAAGGATAAACGTAGGTACCTCAGCCAAGGCAAGAAAATGGTCCGATAAAAAGAAAGAGGAAAAGAAAAAGCTGACACTGATGGTATACATGGTCGGTTCTGACCTGGAAAGCAAACAGGCGCAGAAAGCCGCTACCATAGATATCGGTGAGATGATATACAGCGGTCTTGATGACAAGGATGTAAACCTTGTGATATACTGCGGCGGTGCACAGACATGGTGGATACCCGGATATCCGGCAGGCAAGAATGCTTATATAGAGTACAAGTCCAAGGACTCCGATATACAGGGCGACAACGGTGCAGGTATAAATATCTATGAGACAGATAAAAAGAATATGGGCAAGGCTGATACCTTCGGCGCATTCCTCAAAGATGTTCCCGAGAAATATCCTGCAGATGACTATGCACTGATATGCTGGGACCACGGCGGCGGACCGGTGCTTGGCTACGGCAGCGACGAACTGAACGTTGACAGCAAGACGAAACTTGGTGACAGCCTTACCATAGCTGAGATGAAGGACGCACTTGACAAATCCGATTTCAAGAAAAACAAGCTGAAATTCGTGGGCTTTGATGCCTGTGTAATGTCATCGATCGAGATAGCTGACCTCTGGCAGGACTATGCTGAATACCTTGTGGCTTCTGCAGATTCCGAACCTGGCTGCGGCTGGAACTATGAGTTCCTCAAGGATGTAAAGGGCGATACCGATACCACCAAGATATGCAAGGGCATAATAAAGACCTACTTCGATTATCTTTCCAAGATCAGTTCAAGCTGCTATATCTCCGATGCCACCCTCGCAGCCTTTGACCTTTCAAAGACTGACAGCGTAAAGGAAGCTGTCGGCGGTGTATGCAAGGCAATGAACGATGACCTGAAGAACGGTGACAAGAAGTCATACGAGAAGTTCCTTGACGGTGTACACAGCTACGCAAGCTTTGACCTGGCTGACCTGGGTACTATGGTAACTTCCCTTTCGGGCTCTTATGCTGATGAAACAAAGGAGCTGAAAAGTGCCATAAACGATATGGTGATAGACGGCACTACCACTATCAGCAACACCTGCGGAATGTCAGTATATTTCCCGCTTTCAAACAGCACCGCAGATCTGGAGACCAGCCTTATAATACTGAAGATCCTGGGCGGCGGCGACTACATAAAGAACGATCCGCTCAACTCAGATTACCATGCACTGATGAGTACTCTGCTGAGCAATACTGATGTAGATGTGGGAACACCTTCATCAAAGCCAGACAGCAGTTCCTCAAAGAAGGATGAAAAATCATCCTCAAAGGCTGAGTCAAGCTCCTCAAAGAAGGACGAAAAATCATCCTCAAAGGCTGAGTCAAGCTCCTCAAAGAAGGACGAAAAATCATCTTCAAAGGCTGAGTCAAGCTCCTCAAAGAAGGACGAAAAATCATCCTCAAAGGCTGAGTCAAGTTCCTCAAAGAAGGATGAAAAGTCGTCCTCAAAGGCTGAGTCAAGTTCCTCAAAGAAGGATGAAAGCTCATCAAAGCCCGATAACAACGGAAACTCATCTGCATCGGCATCCGCACTCGATAAGCTGGATCTGACAGTGGTTGAAAAGGGTGCAAAGTCCTCCGATAAGGAATTCAAGGACGACGGCTGTGCCTACTCAAAACTGCCCAAGGAAGAACTTGCCAATATCCGCGGCGTTTACTACACAGTACTCAAAAACGTGTCCATGGACGAAAAGAAAAAGAGCTGGGCACCTTATGTACTTTATATACCTGCCGAGGTGGATAACAAAGGCATAGCAAAAATGGATCTCGACCCGACCATCATCGGCGTTGTTACCGATAAGGATGCAGAGCCTAATATCTGTCTTACCAAGTATCTGGGTGACGGAAATTACCGTTCATCCGGTACACTCAGTTCTACCCGTGATCTTGCCGATGAGTATCTCAGAGTAAATATACAGTCTCACGTTGACGAAAAAGGCAATTCAGCTATCACAGGCGTTACCTCAAATCAGAACACAGACAGCGGCGTACCTATAGCTTCCAAGGACGATATCGACCTTAACGAGTGGCTGTCATTCAGTTCACCTGTCACAGGCTATGCACCCGATCCCAAGAACCCCCGCAAGCATTTCAGCGAGGGTACTGCCGATACGCTCGGCGCTGCATTCAGCCTTCTTGGCGATAACTTCGATGTCAAAGCCTGCAAGCCCTCTGATATACCGGGCGAATACGCAATACAGATGAGCGTGTTCACCATCGACGGCAAAGAGTACTGCAGCAACATCGGCAGCTGGAACATAAAGGACGGAAACACTGAAAAGCTGAAAGAAGCAAAGGTGGATAAGGGCGTACTTAAATTTGCCGTACACGATGACTACGCTGAACTTGTAAAGTTCGAGAAATCAGGAAAGGAGGAGCCCAAAAAGCTCACCGTTCCCGACAAGTTTGAAGGCAAGAAGGTAACAACTGTCCGCGACGGTGCGTTCTCAGGCACAAGCCCCGAGGAGATAGTATTCCCCGACAGCGTTGAGTACATAGGCTATCTTTCTTCGGGTTCTTCCGCAACAAAGAAAGTAACTCTCCCCAAAAAGCTCAAGAGCATACCCGATGAGATGTTCAGCTATTATACTGAACTTGAAAGTATCGAGATACCGTCCACAGTAGAGAGCATCGGCGCTTTCGCTTTTGAAAACTCAGGTCTGAAGG
This window harbors:
- a CDS encoding SOS response-associated peptidase; translated protein: MCTWFYAEKTALSPIISKAQKNPLAQTIMINLARPLAMSGNIRPTDMAAVFAPNKRGDMAVYPMIWGFTHDSSPKPLINCRVETAELKSVWKDSWFRRRCIIPASWYYEWGIPPMENGYRPIAGQNNIKKVKYAIQPEGAEITYLAGLYRFEEHRGVKVPVFAVLTREACAPVRDIHDRMPLIFRKEDLRDWVRPDSDPKSIAEKALTKMVVEKAVDYPEPVPEFMQI
- a CDS encoding clostripain-related cysteine peptidase is translated as MKSKRIVSAITALMLTASLMAGCSDRAADESSQAADTASSAAPSGNKDTDSDTTGDETTSDSETTDSETTDDENGLNVIDLSGEGTIADNIRLTSLSAVERGAFRETPSTRINVGTSAKARKWSDKKKEEKKKLTLMVYMVGSDLESKQAQKAATIDIGEMIYSGLDDKDVNLVIYCGGAQTWWIPGYPAGKNAYIEYKSKDSDIQGDNGAGINIYETDKKNMGKADTFGAFLKDVPEKYPADDYALICWDHGGGPVLGYGSDELNVDSKTKLGDSLTIAEMKDALDKSDFKKNKLKFVGFDACVMSSIEIADLWQDYAEYLVASADSEPGCGWNYEFLKDVKGDTDTTKICKGIIKTYFDYLSKISSSCYISDATLAAFDLSKTDSVKEAVGGVCKAMNDDLKNGDKKSYEKFLDGVHSYASFDLADLGTMVTSLSGSYADETKELKSAINDMVIDGTTTISNTCGMSVYFPLSNSTADLETSLIILKILGGGDYIKNDPLNSDYHALMSTLLSNTDVDVGTPSSKPDSSSSKKDEKSSSKAESSSSKKDEKSSSKAESSSSKKDEKSSSKAESSSSKKDEKSSSKAESSSSKKDEKSSSKAESSSSKKDESSSKPDNNGNSSASASALDKLDLTVVEKGAKSSDKEFKDDGCAYSKLPKEELANIRGVYYTVLKNVSMDEKKKSWAPYVLYIPAEVDNKGIAKMDLDPTIIGVVTDKDAEPNICLTKYLGDGNYRSSGTLSSTRDLADEYLRVNIQSHVDEKGNSAITGVTSNQNTDSGVPIASKDDIDLNEWLSFSSPVTGYAPDPKNPRKHFSEGTADTLGAAFSLLGDNFDVKACKPSDIPGEYAIQMSVFTIDGKEYCSNIGSWNIKDGNTEKLKEAKVDKGVLKFAVHDDYAELVKFEKSGKEEPKKLTVPDKFEGKKVTTVRDGAFSGTSPEEIVFPDSVEYIGYLSSGSSATKKVTLPKKLKSIPDEMFSYYTELESIEIPSTVESIGAFAFENSGLKEITIPKGVTYIGDGAFKECGSLDKITIESGSKNYIAEDNVLYTAGKKKLLAFTGRKHKEFTVPEGVTEINRYAFAGSFEQGLSFGNVSGDSDGLTKISFPKTLVKIGDFAFEGCTGFSEIILPDSLEYLGTGAFGHAFIQSSETELAVLKLGPNLKRIRSFAISGYKIKKLEVDKKNTCFRTDGKKLTSIDGSVEIKLTK